In Sphingomonas sp. M1-B02, the sequence GGTCTCGATCGCGCTCCAGGCCGAAGGGTTTCTGACCCGCGTGTATTCCGATGGCGAAAGTGCGTTGAAGGCGCTGATCGAAAATCCGCCCGATCTCGCCGTACTCGATATCAAAATGCCTCGCCTCGACGGGCTCGAGTTGCTCCGCCGCCTGCGCGAGAAGAGCGCGATCCCGGTCATATTCCTGACGTCGAAGGATGACGAGCTCGACGAGGCGCTTGGGCTAGCAATGGGCGCCGACGACTATATCGCCAAGCCGTTCAGCCAGCGGCTGCTGATCGCTCGCATCCGCGCGATTCTGCGGCGAACCGAAGTGCCCCATCCGAGCGTCGAGGGCGGCGAAGTCGCGCCTGCCGAGAGTTTGGAGCGCGGGCGGCTCACCATGGACCCTGCCCGCCATCGGGTGACCTGGGGTGGCGTCAACGTAACGCTGACCGTCACCGAATTTCTGATCCTGGAGACGCTGGCGCAGCGCCCGGGCATCGTGAAGACTCGCAACCAGCTGATGGACGCGGCCTATCAGGATGATATCTACGTCGACGATCGCACGATCGACAGCCACATCAAGCGCGTCCGCCGGAAATTCCGGCAGGTCGATCCCGAGTTCGATGCTATCGAAACCCTCTATGGCGCCGGTTATCGCTTCTCCGACGAATGAAGAGCCCGATCTGGCGCTCAAATGGTCGAACCGCGTCAGCCTCACGCCGCGGATCCTGGCGGTCAACATCTTCGCGCTGGCGCTGCTCGCGGGCGGATTCTTCTACCTCGATTCCTATCGCAGCCGGATCGTCGACAGCCGCGTCGAGCAGGCGACCCGCGAGGTACGACTGATCGCCCAGGCAATCGCCTCCGCCACCCCGGAGCGGCGGGACCTGCTGGTGCTCAGTCTCGCGCGCGACACCGGCAGCCGTATCCGCCTCTATACCGAGAGCGGCGAGTTGATGGCCGACAGTCAGAAACTTGGGCTCCGGACCCTCGTGCTGCGCGACCCGGACAAGGATCCCTGGGGGCAGGCCACTGCCCGCTTTCTGGACGCGGTGATAGACACAGTCGTCGGCGCCGACCGGGCGCCGCTCTATCGCGAGCTTCCACCAGACAAGGGGCTGGATTGGCCCGACGTGAACACGGCGCGATCGACCCACGGCACTCCCGCTACCGTCTGGCGTGCGCCCGATCGTACCCCGGTGATCACTGCCGCTGCCCCGATAACCCAGCTCGGCGTGGTCATGACTACCGTCAACGCGCGCGACATCACCGAGACGGTGCGAGTTGAGCGCTATCGACTCGGCGTGGTGCTGCTGATCGTCAGCATCGCCTCGATCCTTCTTTCGCTGTTTCTTGCGCGCACGATAGTCCGACCCTTGCGCCGGCTCGCGCGCGCCGCAGTCCGGGTGCGGCTAGGCCGCGCCCGCGAAGTTGTGGTCCCTCGCCTTCCCGACCGGCATGATGAGATCGGAATGCTGGCCCGCGCGCTGTCCGACATGAGCCAGGCCCTACGCGCGCGTATCGACGCGACCGAAAGCTTCGCCGCCGACGTCACCCACGAGCTCAAGAACCCTCTCGCCTCTCTCCGCTCCGCGGTCGAGGGGCTGACTCACGTCAAGGACCCAGTCCTGCAGGAACGTCTCCTCGCCATCGTCCGCGACGACGTTCACCGCCTCGATCGGCTCATTACCGACATATCCGAGGCATCGCGCCTCGACGCACAGCTCAGCCGGGCGACCTTCGAGAAGATAGACATAGGCGAGATGATCGCCGCGCTCCTCGCCCAGCGCGAAGCGCGTGGGCTTCCCCATGGAATCCGAATCCATTTCGATCGCCCTGATCGCCGTCCGCTTAACGTCCTCGGTGAAGGCGCGCGGCTCGAGCGAGTGTTCGAGAATCTGATCGACAACGCCTTGTCTTTCTCTCCCGACCGTGGGCTCGTGACGCTCGTAGCCTCCAGCGACGGCGACATGCTCACGATATGCGTCGAGGATGAGGGGCCTGGAGTCCCCGAGGAAGCGCGTGACGCGGTCTTCCGACGTTTCCACTCGGTGCGCCCCGAAAGCGAGGCGTTCGGCCAGCATTCCGGACTTGGACTTGCCATCGCGCGCACGATTGTCGAAGGCCATCAGGGAAGCATCGTGGTGAAGTCCCGAGGGAATCAGGTGAACGGAGCGCAGTTCGTGGTGCGGTTGCCTTTGGTGGAACGCGATCGATGAGCCGGCTAAGTCCCAAGCATATCCTGCTGGTGACCGGGATGTCCGGCGCGGGGAAATCGACGGTCCTGCGGACGCTCGAAGATCTAGGCTGGGAAGTCGTCGATAATCTCCCACTCTTGCTGCTCCACAGCCTGCTCGACACTGCGCCCGGCGAAGGCGCCGACGGCGACGCCAGGCCCTTGGCGCTCGGCATAGGCACCCAGACCCGCGGTTTCGACGCAGAAAGCATCGTGCGGCGCATCAAGAAAATGCGCGAGGAGGAGGGCCATGAGATCGGCACCCTTTTCCTCGAATGTGCCGGCTCGGAACTGGAACGCCGCTATTCGGAAACTCGGCGCCGCCACCCTCTGGCGCAGGACCGTCCGGCCAGCGACGGCATTGCCCGCGAGCGCGAGCTGCTGATGCCGCTGCGCGAATGGTCGAACCGGCTGATCGACACCACCAACCTTTCGTCGAACGAACTCGCCCAACAAATCCGCTCGACCTTTTCGGGCGAGGGATCGGGCGACACGGTGCTCACGATCACCTCGTTCGGCTTCGCACGCGGCTTGCCCCGCGACGCCGATCTGGTGTTCGACATGCGCTTCCTGCGCAATCCGCATTGGGTCGAGCTATTGCGCCCGGGGACCGGCCGCGACCCGCAAGTCTCCGAATATATTGCCGAGGATCCCGCTTACGGACAGGCGATGGCACAGATAGAGTCGCTGCTGCGACTGCTCCTTCCTCGCTATCAGGCTGAAGGAAAAGCATATGTCACTGTCGCATTTGGCTGTACGGGCGGACGACACCGCTCGGTCCATGTCGCCGAACGGATGGCGCGGCGGTTGCGCGAGGACGGATTTTCGCCCACGGTATCGCACCGCGATTTGAAGACCGCGCCGCAGGACTCGCTGGAAGGGGCCCCGGTGACCATATGAAGGGGCGGAGTTGCAAATGATCGGTTTGGTGCTCGTGACGCACGGACGGCTCGCCGAAGAGTTCGTGGTCGCGATGGAGCATGTCGTGGGCCAGCAGGAGCGGATCGAATCGATCAGCATCGGCCCCGACGATGACATGGAAAGTCGCCGCGCCGACATTGCCGCGGCGATCGCGCGCGTCGACGAAGGCCGCGGGGTGATCGTGCTCAGCGACCTGTTCGGCGGTACCCCTTCGAACCTGGCCATCTCGCTGATGGAAGCGGGGCGGATCGAAGTGATTGCGGGGATCAACCTGCCCATGCTGATCCGCCTTGGCAGCGCGCGCAGGACGATGAAGGTCACCGATGCGGTGGCGGCTGCAAGGGACGCTGGCCGCAAATATATCACAATCGCGTCCGAAGTACTGGGAGAGGCGGCTGCGTGAGCCGCTCGACGCGCACCGTCACGATCGAGAATCGGCGAGGGCTGCACGCCCGCGCGAGCATGGCGTTCGTCACTCTCGCCAGCGGCCATAGCGTTGAGCTCACCGTCGAAAAGGACGGTTCGAGTGCATCGGGTACGTCTATCTTGGACCTGATGATGCTGGGCGCCGCCAAGGGCGACTGCATCACGATCAGCGCCGAGGGCGACGGGGCCGAAGAGGCGGTGCAGGCGCTGGCCGAGCTGGTCGAGGCGCGCTTCGGCGAAGACTGATGCCGCGCGAGATCACTGCCTTTTCCAACCCGCTGATCAAGCGCGTCAGGCTGCTGCGCGACAAGAAGCATCGCCGCGACGAGGGGCTGTTCCTGGCCGAAGGCCTGCGCATTCTCACCGAGGCGCGCGAGGCGGGGCGGCTGCCCGAGTTTCTGTTTTTCGCGGGCGACAGCGGTAGCCATCCGTTGGTCGAGGCGCTGGTCGAGGCGACCGAGGCGGCGGGCGGCGAGGCGATCGAGACCAACGCCGACATCCTTTCCAAGCTTTCGGGCAAGGATAATCCCGGCGCGGTGGTGGGGGTCTATCCGGAGTTCGAGACGAAGCTCATAGACCTGGACCGCGCCAGTGCGCCGATCTGGCTCGTCGCCGAGCGGCTGCGTGATCCGGGCAACCTGGGCACGATTTTGCGGACGGGCGACGCGATCGGGGCGGGCGGGTTGATCCTGGTTGACGAGTGCGTCGATCCCTTTTCGGTGGAGGCGGTGCGGGCGAGTATGGGAGCGCTGTTCACGGTGCCGGTGGCGCGGGCGCCTTGGGCGGAATTTGCGACCTGGCTTCGTTCGGGGCCGGGGCAGTTGGTGGGGCTCAGCCTCGATACCGAGGTCGACTATCAGGCCGCCGACTATGCGACGCCTACGTTCCTGCTTACGGGCAACGAGGCGCAGGGGATGCCCGATTACATGGCCGCGGCGTGCGACCTGCTGGTCAAGATCCCGATGCTCGGCAAGGCCGACAGCCTCAACGCGGCGGTGGCCACCGCGGTGATGGCCTATGAGGTGCTCAACCAGCAACGCCGGGCTTAGATTCCCACTTTTCGCGTGTTTTGTGACATAAAATTGCGCACTTTGGTCTCGGTTTGGCGCGGAATGCGACGCTTTTGGATGCTCTCACAGGAAATCCTACTGCGCAAGCCGACCGTCAGGGATAGTCCGCCGCCACGAAGAACAGCCCGTCCGACGGCGCATTGAAACCCAGGGCGGCACGATCGCGTGCCTCCAGCGCCGAGCGCATGTCGGCGGAGGTCCACTTCCCCTGCCCCACCAGCGCCAGGCACCCCACCATCGAGCGCACCTGGTGATGCAGGAAGGACCGCGCCGAGGCCCGCACCACGATCCGGTCGCCTTCCCGCGTCACATCGAGCCGATCGAGCGTTCGCAACGGGCTGTCCGCCTGGCAATGGGCGGAGCGGAAGGTGGTGAAATCGTGCCGCCCGACCAGCTGCTGCGCGCCCGCCTGCATCGCGGCTTCGTCGAGCTCGGCGGCGATCCGCCACGCCAGCCCCGCCTCCCAGGTGAGCGGCGCACGGCGCTGGACGATGCGATATTCGTAATGGCGGCCGAGGCACGAGAAGCGCGAATGCCAATCGTCGGGCACCGCGACGCAATCGAGGACCGCCACCGGATGCGGCCGCACCCGCGCGTTCAACGCCTCCATCAGCCGGAACGGCGTGATCGCGCGCGCGATGTCGAGATGCGCGCGCATGCCGAGCGCATGGACCCCCGCGTCGGTGCGCCCCGCGGCATGCACCGCGGTCCGCTCGCCGGTCACCGCGAAAGCGGCGTCCTCCAGCGCCTGCTGGACGCTGGGCCCATGATCCTGCCGCTGCCAGCCCATGAAGGGGCGGCCGTCATATTCGACGGTTAGTGCGAAGCGAGTCAAAGCCGGGTGCCCGCCGGGATCGGGAAGCCGCGGAGCAGTTCGGCCGGGGTCATGACGCCACGTCCCGCGCGCTGGACGAGCGTGGGGCGGAGTGCGCCCTGGCCGCAGGCGATGGTCAGTGCGTCGTCCAGAACTACAGCATTGTCCAACCCCACGCCGTCATCCCCGCGAAGGCGGGGATCCAGAGCAATCGACGACGCCGCCTGCGACTCTGGATCCCCGCCTTCGCGGGGATGACGAATTGAGGCGGAGAGAATGGTGGCAGAGAGAACGGAGGCGGCGAGGATGCGAATCCGCTCGCCCCCGAATTCGAAGAACGCGCCGGGGTGGAACGCCCGGACCTGCCGCTCGACCTGCTCCGCCGATTGCGCAAAATCGAGCCTTAGCTCGGCCTTGTCGACTTTGGGGGCATAGGTGACGCCCGCTTCGGGCTGCGCCACCGGGGGATAGGCGTCGAGATCGGCGAGCACCTCGACCATCAGCCGTGCACCCATCGCGCTGAGCTCCGCGGCCAGTTCGCCCGCGGTCTTGCACCCCACCGGAGTGCGTCCCTCGAGCCGCACCGGGCCGGTATCGAGCCCCGCTTCCATCTGCATGATGCCGACGCCGGTCTCGGCATCGCCGGCAAGGATCGCGCGTTGCACAGGGGCGGCACCCCGCCAGCGCGGCAGCAACGAGCCGTGAACGTTTAGGCAGCCCAGCCGCGGCGCATCGAGCACCGGCACGGGCAGGATCAGTCCGTAGGCCGCGACGACGGCGACATCGGCGCCGAGCGCGGCGAAGGCATGGATCGCCTCGGGCTCCTTGCGAAAGGAGAGCGGAGTCCGCACCTCGATCCCCAGCGCCTCGGCGCGCGCCTGGACGGGCGAAGGCGCGACCTTGCCCCGATTGCCGCGCCGCGGCGGCTGGCTGTAGGCGGCGACGATCTCGTGCCCGGCGGCCACGAGTGCATCGAGCACCGGTACGGCGAAATCGGGGGTTCCCATGAAGATGATCCGCATGCTTTGCCCTTAGCCGCACTCGCCGGAGATATGCCAGTCACCCTCACCCTTCCGGCGCTGCGCGCCTCCCTCCTCTCCCAATGGGAGAGGGAGGGAGGTGATTGGCTTCCTTGCAACGCATAGCTATCTCCAACCCATGGCCTCCCCCGAAATCGAAGCCCTCACCCAGGCCCTCTCCCGCCTGCCCGGCCTTGGCCCGCGTTCGGCGCGGCGCGCGGTGTTGCACTTGCTCAAGAAGCGCGAGACTGCGCTGGATCCGCTGCTCGCCGCGCTGACCGCGGTCAGCAAGCGGCTGAGCACCTGCACGATCTGCGGCAATGTCGACACGATCGACCCCTGCGCGATCTGCGCGGATCCGCGCCGCGACGCCCGTTCGCTGTGCGTGGTGGAGGAAGTCGCCGACCTCTGGGCGCTCGATCGCTCACGGCTGTTTCCGGGCAAGTTCCATGTCCTCGGCGGGCGGCTCTCGGCGCTCGAAGGCGTACGTCCCGAGGATCTGCGCGTCGACAGCCTGGTGCGCCGCATCGCCGAGGGCGGGATCGACGAAGTCGTCCTGGCGATGAACGCCACGCTGGAGGGGCAGACCACCGCGCATTATATTGCCGAGCGGATCGAGGCTTTTCCGGTCCGAGTGACGCAGCTCGCGCATGGGCTGCCGGTGGGGGGCGAGCTCGACTATCTCGACGAGGGGACGTTGGCGCAGGCGCTTCGGGCGCGTCGGCCGGTGGCCTAGAAAGACTAACTGGTTCGCGCGGAGGCGCGAAGGCGCGAAGATTTTTTCGCGCAACGACGCCGCGGCGCGACGATGTTCGCCCCTGAGGCACCCGCCGACTTTTTGATTCGATACCGCCGGCATTGATGCCGCTGCGCGGCGATTTCGCTCAGCAGCTGCGGCACATCGTTGCGTCGTCGCGTCGTTGCGCGAACAAAGCTGTCTTCGTTGCGCCTTCGCACCTTCGCGTGAACCGAAATTGCCCAAAAGCTTGCGACAAACCCGCGGCTCCCCTAAATTCCCCCCATGGCCGTCCTGCAAATCCTAGAAGTACCCGATCCGCGCCTTCGCCTGATCTCCACCCCCGTGGACACGGTCGATGACGAGGTGCGCACTCTCGTCGCCGATATGTTCGATACGATGTATGACGCCCCCGGCATCGGGCTGGCCGCGATCCAGGTGGGCGTGCCCAAGCGGGTCGTCGTCATGGACCTGCAGGAGGAGGAAGACGAGGAGGGCAAGCCGATCCGTCAGCCCCGCGTGTTCATCAACCCCGAAATCCTCGAACCCTCCGAAGAGCTGTCGGTCTATACCGAGGGCTGCCTGTCGATCCCCGACCAGTTCGCCGATATCGAGCGCCCGGCCAGCTGCCGGGTGACGTGGCTGGATGAGAAGGGTGAGCCCCACGACGAGCGCTTCGACGGGCTGCTCGCGACGTGCATCCAGCATGAGATGGATCATCTGGAGGGGATCGTGTTCCTCGATCATATCTCGCGGCTGAAGCGCGACATGATCCTGAAGAAGCTGGCCAAGGCGCGTAAGGCTGCGGCGTAACATCGCGCCAACGAAATAGGGCGTCACCCCGGCCTTGTGCCGGGGTCCATCTCTCCGCAATCGACAGGGGAGAGGCTGCAGGGTTCAGCCCAGCCGCATGCTGGACCCCGGCACAAGGCCGGGGTGACGGAGTAGGTGTTGCCCTGACTCGCATCCCCCGTTAGGTTCGCCTTCTGTTCCCAGGAGGCGTCGTGGACCCCATTTTCATCATTCTGGCGATCGCCGCCCTGCTTGCCGGCGTCGCTCTGGGCTGGTTTCTCGGCACCCGCGGCGCCGCCCAGATGCGCGCCGAGCGCGATGCGCGCGAGGCCGATTTCAAGGCGGCGATCATCGATCTCGCCGGCGCCGAGGAGCGCGCGCGCGAAGTCGCGACGATCCGCGAGGAAGCCGCCGCCCTTCGCGACGAGCGCGATCTCGCCCGCCTCCAGCTCACCGAATTGCGGACCAAGGCCGAGGCCTTCGAGGCCCGGCTGATCGAGATGCGCGAGGCCAAGGAAGTGATGGCCGCCCAGTTCGGCGAAGTCGCCAATACATTGCTCGACAAGGCGCAGGAGAAGTTCCTCGAACGCGCCTCGGCCCGCTTCAAGGAGGCCGAGGAGGTCGCCGGGCTCAACCTTAAATCGATGCTCCAGCCGGTCAGCGAGCGCTTGCTGCGCTACGAGGAGGGCGTCGCCAAGGTCGAGGCCGAGCGACGCGACGCGTTCGGCGAGCTCAAGGGGCAGATCGAGCAGATGCGGATCGGCCAGGAAAAGGTCAGCAGCGAGGCCGCCAAGCTGGTCAATTCGCTCCGCAACGCCCCCAAGTCGCGCGGGCGCTGGGGCGAGCAGCAGCTCAAGAATGTGCTGGAGACCTGCGGCCTGTCCGAACACACCGATTTCCAGACCGAAGTGAACGCCGCAAGCGAGGATGGCGGCCGGCTGCGCCCCGATGCGATCGTCCGCGTCCCCGGCGGCCGCGCGCTCGTCATCGACGCCAAGGTCTCGCTCAACGCCTATCAGGACGCGTTCGGCGCGGTCGATGATGTCGAGCGGTTCGCCGGGCTCAAGGCGCATGCCGATTCGATGCGCGCGCACATCAACGGCCTCGGCAACAAGGCCTATTGGAACCAGTTCGAGGATGCGCCCGATTATGTGATCATGTTCGTCCCCGGCGAACATTTCCTCTCCGCCGCGCTCGAGCACGACCCGACGCTGTGGGATTTCGCCTTCGACAAGCGCGTCCTGCTATCGACCCCGACCAATCTGATCGCGATCGCCCGCACGGTCGCCGCGGTCTGGCGTCAGGAAAAGCTCGCTAAGGAAGCCCGTCAGATCGGCGAGCTGGGCAAGGAACTGTACGATCGGCTTGCCAAGGCGCTGGGCGACCTGCGCGTGGTGGGCAGCGGGCTCAACACCGCGGTCAAGAATTTCAATACCTTCGCCAGCAGCCTCGAAAATCGCGCATTGGTGAGCGCGCGCAAGCTCAAGGAGCTGAACATCGAGACGGGCGCGCGCGAGATCGAGTCGATCCCGCCGATCGAATTGCTGGCGAGCCATGCGGGGGAGCCCGATCTGCCCGAGGTGCGCGCTGCGGAATGAGCTTTCGCGCCGCGCCTATTTGCTGAACTTCGCCGCCAGCTCGACATGGGTCGACCAGCGGAACTGGCCTACCGGCTGGACCCAGTCGAGGCGGTAGCCGCCTTTGCACAGGGTCTCGGCATCACGGGCGAAGGTGTTGGGATTGCAGGAGACATAGGCGACGAGCGGGGTCTTAGCGGCGGCGATTTCGATCACCTGTTCGCGGGCTCCCGCGCGGGGCGGATCGAGGACAGCGAGGTCGAAATTGGCGAGTTCGGTGGCGGTGACCGGGCGGCGGAATAGGTCGCGGTGATCGGCGAAAATCGGGCGCTGGGCGCGGGTGCCGGCCGCCTTCAGCGACAGGATCGGATCGCGGGCGGCCTCCGCCGCGTAGACCTTGGCGTCGGCGAAGGCGAAGGTGAAGGTGCCGAGGCCGGCGAACAGGTCCGCGACGGTGCGCGCGGCGCCGCCGATTTGCTGGACCGCGGCGATCAACGCGGCCTCGCCCTCGGGCGTCGCCTGGAGGAAGTTGCCGGGGGGGAAGCCGACGGGGACGCCGGCGAGGGTAATGGTGACCGGCTCGGGCTCCCAGCGCGACGTGGGGCCGAAGCCCTCGTCCATCGCGAAGCGGGCCAGCTTGTGGCGGCTGGCGAAGGCGGTGATCGCCTCGGCGGCGGCGAGGCCCTCGGCTTCCATGCCGTCGATCAGCACGTCGCGGCCCTGATCGGCCAAAGCGAGGTGGACGTTGACGCGGCGGGTGCCGGGGAGGAGCGCGGCGAGCAGCCCGCGCAAGGGTGCGACGAGCGCGAAGAGTTCGGGCGCGAGCACCCAGCATTCGTCGAGATCGATCAGCGTGTGGCTGTTCTGCTCGGTGAAGCCCAGCCGGACCTGGCGGCCGCGGCGCTCGGCGTGGAGGGTGGCGCGGCGGCGGGTGCGCGGGGGCGAGAGGATCGGCGCGCGGATCTCGGTCTCGAGATGATGCGCGGCGAGCGCATCGCGGACGCGATCGACGATGAAGCCGCTCCACGATTCGTCGTCGAGATGCTGGAGCTGGCAGCCGCCGCATTCGGGGAAGTGGCGGCAGGGGGGGCGCTGGTGGTGCGGGCCGGGGAGGACCATGCCCTCCATCGGCACGCGGTCGCCGGGCGCGGTGAAGGGCACGTGGCGGCCGTCGGCGGTCACGCCATCGCCGCGCGCGGCGACGCGGATCACTTCATCATCGGTTACAGGCATTCGTCGATCGCTTCCGGTAGCTGGTCGATCAGCCTGTCGGCGAAGAAAGCGGGTCCCGCAAGCCGCGCGGCGCGGGCGTGGAGCCAGGCGGCGGCTTCGGCGGGGGCGGCCCCCTTCCCGCCTTGCGCGACCTGCGCCGCCACGAGTCCGGCGAGGACGTCGCCGGTGCCGGCGGTGGAGAGCCAGGGCGAGGCGCCGGCGAGGATGCGGACATCGCCGTTGGGCGCGGCGATGACGGTGTCGGCGCCCTTGTGGACGATCGTCGCGCGGACTTGCGACGCGGCGGCAAGCGTGCGCTCTATCTTGCTGCCTTCGCCGGGAAACATCCGGTCGAACTCGCCCGAATGGGGGGTCAGCCAGGTGGCGGCGGTGCGGGTGTCGAGCCACTTGGCGGCGCCGTCGCCGAGCAGGGTCAGCGCGTCGCCGTCGACGATCAGCGGCTTGTTCACCGCGAAGGCTGCGCGCAGGAAGCTTTCGGCCCTGCGATCGCGGCCGAGGCCGGGGCCGAGCACGACGGCGTCGATCCGGTCCCAGGCGAGGAACTCGGACAGATCGTCGCTGGTGCCGACGCCGCGGCGGACCAGGGCGTCGGGGGCGCTGGCCCAGGGCTCGCTGCCGGCAAGGACGACATAGCCCGCGCCGCCGGCCATCGCCGCGCGGGCGGACAGGCGCGCGGCGCCGGGCATCGCGCCTTCGATCACGGCAACGAGGCCGCGGGTATATTTGTGGCTGTGGACGTGGGGGGTGGCGAGCCTGGGGCGGGCTGCGGTGCGCCACTCGTCGGGCACCGGGATGCCGATATCGGCGAGGATCAGCTGCCCGCAGCGTTCGAGCCCGCAGTCGAGCAGGTGCGCGGGCTTGAGCGCGCCGAGCGCGATGGTGGCGTCGATGCCGCGGGGGGCGCCGAGGTCTGCGCCGGTGTCGGTCTCCAGCCCCGAGGGGAGATCGATCGACAGCGTGAAGTCGGCATTGGCGGTGAGATCGGCGAACACGGCGGCAAGGCCACGCTCGAGCGGGCGCTCCATGCCGGTGCCGAACAGGCCGTCGACCAGAACGGCGCGCGGGCGCGCGGCGTAGAGCGAGGTGGTGGGGCCGTTCCACAAGCCGTGCATCCGCTCTGCGGCGCCGGGTTTGGGGGCGCCGGTGGCGACCAAGGCGACGTCGTGGCCCTCCTGCTGGAGCAGGCGCGCGGCGACATAGGCGTCGCCGCCATTGTTGCCGGGGCCGGCGAGGATGAGGATCGGCCGGCCAATCGCGAAACGGGCGACTTCGCGCGCGACCGCGGCGCCGGCGCGCTCCATCAAGGCGTCTTGCGACATGCCGGCGGCGAACAGCGCCTGCTCGGCGAGCCGCATCTCGGCGGCAGTGACGATCGGGGCGCCGGCGGGAATCGTCACGGCCTGGCCTGGCGGACGGTGGCGGGGAGACGGTAGCGGGCGCCGCCCAGGGCGACTTCGATGCGATCGGGGGCGAGCGGGGTTACCACCGCCTGCTCGGCGCCGTCCGCCGCAATCACGCCGCGGCCGTCGCGGGTTACCAGCAGGCGGCGGAAGCCGCCGTCGGGGTGGCGCAGGGTGAGGAACAGGCCGTCCTGCGATTCGACGCGGTCGATCGCGCAGACGAGGGCGAAATCCTCGGTGCCGGGGGGCGCGCAGAGGATCTTGCCTTCGGCTTCGTCGACTGCCTTTTGGTGGGCTTGCTGCTTGGCGATCGTGGCCTTGTCGGGGATTTTGCCGTTGCAGGCGGTGAGGAGGAGGAGCGCGGCCAGCAGAGCTCTATCAGATATCCGCGTATACATGGCGTTCGGCGCTGGCTCCCGGGTGTGTTACGGCGCCCTTATAGGCGGGGCCGACGGTACGGGAATAGCGCCAGAGCGCGCCGGACTGGTAATCGTTGACGCGCGGTTGCCAGGCGGCGCGGCGTTCGACGAGGACGTCTTCGGGGACGTCGAGATCGATCGTGCCGGCCTCGGCATCGATGCGGATCGTGTCGCCGTCCTGCACGAGCGCGATCGGGCCGCCCTCGGCGGCTTCGGGGCCGACATGGCCGATGCAGAAGCCACGGGTGGCGCCGGAGAAGCGGCCGTCGGTGATGAGCGCAACCTTTTCGCCCAGGCCGAGGCCGTAGAGCGCGGCGGTGGTGGAGAGCATCTCGCGCATGCCGGGACCGCCCTTGGGGCCTTCGTAGCGGATGACGATGACTTCGCCTTCGTTGATGAGGCGATGCTCGACCGCCTCGAAACATTCCTCCTCGCAGTCGAACACGCGCGCCGGGCCGCTGAACTGAAGGCGATGCATGCCGGCCACCTTCACGATCGCGCCTTCGGGAGCGAGGCTGCCGCGCAGGCCGACGACGCCACCGGTCGGCGAGAGCGGAGCCTTCACGTCGTAGATGACCTTTTGATCAGGGTTCCAGGTAACCTGATCGATATTCTCGCCGAGCGTGCGGCCGGTGACGGTCATGCAATTGCCGTCGAGGAAGCCGCCCGAAAGCATCGTCTTCATCAACATGTAGACGCCGCCGGCCTCGTGCATATCCTTGGCGACATACTTCCCACCGGGTTTCAGATCGGCGATGTAAGGTGTTGATTTGAAGGCTTCGGCAACGTCGTGGAGATCGAAGTCGATCCCCGCTTCGCTGGCCATTGCCGGTAGATGCAGCGCGGCGTTGGTCGAGCCGCCGGTGGCCGCCACGACGCGCGCGGCGTTGATGAACGCCTCGCGGGTGCAGATGTCGCGCGGGCGCAGGTTGAGCGCGATCAGTTCCATCACCTGCGCGCCGGCGGCGACGGCGATCTGCTCGCGCGACTGATAAGGCGCGGGGACCATGTTGCTATTGGGCAGCGAGAGCCCGATCGCCTCGCCGACGCAGGCCATGGTGTTGGCGGTGAACTGGCCGCCGCAGGCGCCGTGGCCGGGGCATGCGACCTTTTCGAGCGCAGTGAGTTCGGCGACCGGGCAAGTGCCGGCGGCATAGCGGCCGACCGCCTCGAACACATCGACCACCGTCACATCGCGATTTTCGTAGCGGCCGGGGAGGATCGAGCCGCCGTAAACGAAGATGCTCGGCACGTTGAGGCGGAGCATCGCCATCATCATGCCGGGGAGCGACTTGTCACAGCCGGCGAAGGCGACCAGCGCGTCATAGCAATGGCCGCGGACCGAGACTTCGACCGAATCGGC encodes:
- the truA gene encoding tRNA pseudouridine(38-40) synthase TruA; amino-acid sequence: MTRFALTVEYDGRPFMGWQRQDHGPSVQQALEDAAFAVTGERTAVHAAGRTDAGVHALGMRAHLDIARAITPFRLMEALNARVRPHPVAVLDCVAVPDDWHSRFSCLGRHYEYRIVQRRAPLTWEAGLAWRIAAELDEAAMQAGAQQLVGRHDFTTFRSAHCQADSPLRTLDRLDVTREGDRIVVRASARSFLHHQVRSMVGCLALVGQGKWTSADMRSALEARDRAALGFNAPSDGLFFVAADYP
- the fmt gene encoding methionyl-tRNA formyltransferase, whose translation is MRIIFMGTPDFAVPVLDALVAAGHEIVAAYSQPPRRGNRGKVAPSPVQARAEALGIEVRTPLSFRKEPEAIHAFAALGADVAVVAAYGLILPVPVLDAPRLGCLNVHGSLLPRWRGAAPVQRAILAGDAETGVGIMQMEAGLDTGPVRLEGRTPVGCKTAGELAAELSAMGARLMVEVLADLDAYPPVAQPEAGVTYAPKVDKAELRLDFAQSAEQVERQVRAFHPGAFFEFGGERIRILAASVLSATILSASIRHPREGGDPESQAASSIALDPRLRGDDGVGLDNAVVLDDALTIACGQGALRPTLVQRAGRGVMTPAELLRGFPIPAGTRL
- the recR gene encoding recombination mediator RecR, with amino-acid sequence MASPEIEALTQALSRLPGLGPRSARRAVLHLLKKRETALDPLLAALTAVSKRLSTCTICGNVDTIDPCAICADPRRDARSLCVVEEVADLWALDRSRLFPGKFHVLGGRLSALEGVRPEDLRVDSLVRRIAEGGIDEVVLAMNATLEGQTTAHYIAERIEAFPVRVTQLAHGLPVGGELDYLDEGTLAQALRARRPVA
- the def gene encoding peptide deformylase — translated: MAVLQILEVPDPRLRLISTPVDTVDDEVRTLVADMFDTMYDAPGIGLAAIQVGVPKRVVVMDLQEEEDEEGKPIRQPRVFINPEILEPSEELSVYTEGCLSIPDQFADIERPASCRVTWLDEKGEPHDERFDGLLATCIQHEMDHLEGIVFLDHISRLKRDMILKKLAKARKAAA
- the rmuC gene encoding DNA recombination protein RmuC; the protein is MDPIFIILAIAALLAGVALGWFLGTRGAAQMRAERDAREADFKAAIIDLAGAEERAREVATIREEAAALRDERDLARLQLTELRTKAEAFEARLIEMREAKEVMAAQFGEVANTLLDKAQEKFLERASARFKEAEEVAGLNLKSMLQPVSERLLRYEEGVAKVEAERRDAFGELKGQIEQMRIGQEKVSSEAAKLVNSLRNAPKSRGRWGEQQLKNVLETCGLSEHTDFQTEVNAASEDGGRLRPDAIVRVPGGRALVIDAKVSLNAYQDAFGAVDDVERFAGLKAHADSMRAHINGLGNKAYWNQFEDAPDYVIMFVPGEHFLSAALEHDPTLWDFAFDKRVLLSTPTNLIAIARTVAAVWRQEKLAKEARQIGELGKELYDRLAKALGDLRVVGSGLNTAVKNFNTFASSLENRALVSARKLKELNIETGAREIESIPPIELLASHAGEPDLPEVRAAE
- a CDS encoding class I SAM-dependent RNA methyltransferase, yielding MPVTDDEVIRVAARGDGVTADGRHVPFTAPGDRVPMEGMVLPGPHHQRPPCRHFPECGGCQLQHLDDESWSGFIVDRVRDALAAHHLETEIRAPILSPPRTRRRATLHAERRGRQVRLGFTEQNSHTLIDLDECWVLAPELFALVAPLRGLLAALLPGTRRVNVHLALADQGRDVLIDGMEAEGLAAAEAITAFASRHKLARFAMDEGFGPTSRWEPEPVTITLAGVPVGFPPGNFLQATPEGEAALIAAVQQIGGAARTVADLFAGLGTFTFAFADAKVYAAEAARDPILSLKAAGTRAQRPIFADHRDLFRRPVTATELANFDLAVLDPPRAGAREQVIEIAAAKTPLVAYVSCNPNTFARDAETLCKGGYRLDWVQPVGQFRWSTHVELAAKFSK